Proteins encoded by one window of Hylaeus volcanicus isolate JK05 chromosome 7, UHH_iyHylVolc1.0_haploid, whole genome shotgun sequence:
- the LOC128880526 gene encoding protein YIF1B isoform X1, which translates to MNYNHSSARRGKPKRLLDPSAGLSTQPPIPQSPYMYNQQQVPMNNGMVPEYGFNVPEQQTPPPPPPPSYGFSAAPPPNYLPNETYGETYPSPQFATQLLAQPIITDMAVQYGNALVGTGKQQIERFVPITALKYYFAVDTDYVLTKLALLFFPFSHKDWSVKYEQDVPLQPRYEKNAPDMYIPTMAFLTYVVLTGLVLGVYERFNIEQLGIAASSALAWGIMELVVHTVSLYIMNLETSLSTLDLLVYCGYKYVGINAALLASLVFRKLGYYIVLLYFSGSLAFFLMRSLKLRVIPQTHSSYTASGNKRRLYFILFVAGIQPVLMWWLSYHFL; encoded by the exons ATGAATTACAATCATTCAAGTGCACGTCGAG GTAAACCGAAAAGGTTATTAGACCCATCTGCTGGTTTATCTACGCAACCACCTATACCGCAGAGTCCATACATGTATAATCAACAG caAGTTCCTATGAACAATGGTATGGTCCCAGAATATGGTTTTAATGTACCAGAACAACAaacaccaccaccaccaccaccaccatcaTATGGATTCAGTGCAGCGCCACCACCAAACTATCTACCTAATGAAACTTATGGAGAAACCTATCCATCGCCACAATTTGCAACACAATTATTGGCACAACCAATAATTACAGATATGGCTGTGCAATATGGAAATGCTTTAGTGGGGACTGGGAAACAGcaaattgaaagatttgtGCCAATTACAgctttgaaatactattttgcTGTTGATACAGATTATGTCCTTACAAAATTGGCTTTGTTGTTTTTTCCGTTCTCTCACAAA gacTGGTCTGTGAAGTACGAACAAGATGTACCATTGCAACCACGTTATGAGAAAAATGCACCTGATATGTATATACCGACAATGGCGTTTCTAACATATGTAGTCTTGACTGGATTAGTCCTAGGGGTTTACGAACGTTTTAATATAGAGCAGTTAGGTATTGCTGCTAGTTCTGCTCTTGCATGGGGTATTATGGAATTAGTGGTACATACTGTAAGTCTTTATATAATGAATCTTGAAACGAGTCTTTCAACTTTAGATTTGCTGGTTTATTGtggttataaatatgttggaATTAATGCAGCTCTTTTGGCTTCGTTAGTATTTCGGAAACTTGGTTATTACATAGTCTTATTGTACTTTAGTGGATCTTTAGCATTTTTCCTTATGCggtcattaaaattaagggTTATTCCACAGACCCATAGTTCATATACAGCTTCTGGTAACAAAAGAagactatattttatattgtttgtaGCAGGTATTCAACCTGTATTAATGTGGTGGTTGTCATACCATTTCCTTTAA
- the LOC128880526 gene encoding protein YIF1B isoform X2: protein MYNQQQVPMNNGMVPEYGFNVPEQQTPPPPPPPSYGFSAAPPPNYLPNETYGETYPSPQFATQLLAQPIITDMAVQYGNALVGTGKQQIERFVPITALKYYFAVDTDYVLTKLALLFFPFSHKDWSVKYEQDVPLQPRYEKNAPDMYIPTMAFLTYVVLTGLVLGVYERFNIEQLGIAASSALAWGIMELVVHTVSLYIMNLETSLSTLDLLVYCGYKYVGINAALLASLVFRKLGYYIVLLYFSGSLAFFLMRSLKLRVIPQTHSSYTASGNKRRLYFILFVAGIQPVLMWWLSYHFL, encoded by the exons ATGTATAATCAACAG caAGTTCCTATGAACAATGGTATGGTCCCAGAATATGGTTTTAATGTACCAGAACAACAaacaccaccaccaccaccaccaccatcaTATGGATTCAGTGCAGCGCCACCACCAAACTATCTACCTAATGAAACTTATGGAGAAACCTATCCATCGCCACAATTTGCAACACAATTATTGGCACAACCAATAATTACAGATATGGCTGTGCAATATGGAAATGCTTTAGTGGGGACTGGGAAACAGcaaattgaaagatttgtGCCAATTACAgctttgaaatactattttgcTGTTGATACAGATTATGTCCTTACAAAATTGGCTTTGTTGTTTTTTCCGTTCTCTCACAAA gacTGGTCTGTGAAGTACGAACAAGATGTACCATTGCAACCACGTTATGAGAAAAATGCACCTGATATGTATATACCGACAATGGCGTTTCTAACATATGTAGTCTTGACTGGATTAGTCCTAGGGGTTTACGAACGTTTTAATATAGAGCAGTTAGGTATTGCTGCTAGTTCTGCTCTTGCATGGGGTATTATGGAATTAGTGGTACATACTGTAAGTCTTTATATAATGAATCTTGAAACGAGTCTTTCAACTTTAGATTTGCTGGTTTATTGtggttataaatatgttggaATTAATGCAGCTCTTTTGGCTTCGTTAGTATTTCGGAAACTTGGTTATTACATAGTCTTATTGTACTTTAGTGGATCTTTAGCATTTTTCCTTATGCggtcattaaaattaagggTTATTCCACAGACCCATAGTTCATATACAGCTTCTGGTAACAAAAGAagactatattttatattgtttgtaGCAGGTATTCAACCTGTATTAATGTGGTGGTTGTCATACCATTTCCTTTAA